The sequence CGGCAAGCAGCCGTACTTCGCGGGCAAGCCGAACCCGCTGATGATGCGGACGGGACTCAACACCATCGGCGCGCACTCCGAGACCAGCGCGATGATCGGCGACCGCATGGACACCGACGTGCTGGCCGGTCTGGAGGCGGGCATGGAGACCTTCCTCGTCCTCACCGGTCTCACCACCCGGGCGGAGATCGAGAAGTACCCGTACCGCCCGTCCACGATCGTCGACTCCATCGCGGACCTCGTCGAACGGATCTGAGCCACCCGTACGAGCCACCCGCACGGGCCACCGCACGAGCCACCCGTACGGAGCAGTGGGCCCCCTCCCCGGATGCGTCCCCGAGTCCCGGGGAGGACGCTCCAAGTGTCTGGAGGTTCACGATGGGTTCACTGCGACTCGCTCTCTGTGCCGGTGCGGCGGCTGCCGCCGCACTCGCCCCCACCGCGTACGCCGCCGACGGAGGTGTCCGGGTGACCCCGGGCTCCCCGGCCCCCGGCAGCGACATCCGGCTGCGGGTCCAGGGGTGCACCGGGATGACCGGCACCGCCGCGTCCGAGGCGTTCGTCGCCGACGCGCAGCTCACCGGGACTCCCGGGACCCTCAGCGGCGAGACCCGTGTCCGCTCGACGCTCGACCCCGGCACGTACGACGTCAAGGTCACCTGTGACGGCTTCGAGCACAAGATCAAGGGCACGGTCACCGTCGCCGACAAGAAGCAGCGCGAAAAGCGGGAGCGGGAGCAGAAGGAGAAGAAGCGGGAGCAGGAGGAGCAGAAGGGGAAGCGGGATCCCGCGTCCCCTGCCGCGTCCGCGCCCGCCTCCCCCGTCGCCCCCGTGCACGCGGGCGGTGGCGGTACCGCCCGGCTCGCCGCCGCCGAGGCCCGCTCGGAGGGACCCGGCACCCGGCACGCGGTCGTCGGCCTCGTCCTGGCCGGAGTCGCCGCCGTCGCCGTGGCCGTCAGCAGCGCCCGGCGGTCGCGCGGTCGCGCGGACTGAGCGGCCATGTCGAAACGCGGGCATCGCGAACGGAGCGAACCCCGGGAGCACGCCTCGGGCGGTGGCCGGCTCCTGATGGGAGTGGCCTGGGCGCTGCTGCTGCTCGGACTGTGGCTGTGGGGCCGAGAGGTCACCGACGTACGGCAGGGCATATCCTCGCCGACCACCGGTGACGTGGCGGCGGTCGGACGGCCGCTCGGTGTCGAACTGCCGCCCGCGGTCCGGCCGCTGCGGGCCGCGCGGCCCCAGCGCGTGGACGTGCCGGCCCTGGGCGTCCAGGCGCCCGTGGTGAGCCGCGGGCTCGACCCGCGCGGGGCGATCGATCCGCCGCCGTACGGGCAGCCGGGGACGGTCGGCTGGTACGAGGACGGGGTGCGGCCCGGGGCGGCCGGGACCGCGCTGCTCGTCGGGCACGTGGACACCGACACCCGGCCCGCGGTCTTCTACCACCTCAGCGAGGTGCGGCCGGGCGCGGAGGTCCGGGTGGTCCGGGACGACGGCACGGTCGCCGAGTTCACAGTCGAGGACGTACAGGTCTTCGCCCGCGACCGCTTCGACGCCCGGAAGGCGTACGGGGTACGGCAGACCGGGCGCGCCGAACTCCGGCTCATCACGTGCGGCGGCACCTTCGACCGGGACAGCCGCACCTACACGGCGAACGTGGTCGTCTCCGCGTACCTCAGCGGCACCGGTCGATGAACGGATGAGCGGACGGGCGGTGGCAGCACCTTGCCCGGTCGACGACCCGCTCCCCCCGGAGCCGTCGACCGGGCTGGTCCTCG is a genomic window of Streptomyces sp. NBC_00414 containing:
- a CDS encoding class F sortase, with the translated sequence MSKRGHRERSEPREHASGGGRLLMGVAWALLLLGLWLWGREVTDVRQGISSPTTGDVAAVGRPLGVELPPAVRPLRAARPQRVDVPALGVQAPVVSRGLDPRGAIDPPPYGQPGTVGWYEDGVRPGAAGTALLVGHVDTDTRPAVFYHLSEVRPGAEVRVVRDDGTVAEFTVEDVQVFARDRFDARKAYGVRQTGRAELRLITCGGTFDRDSRTYTANVVVSAYLSGTGR